The Papaver somniferum cultivar HN1 chromosome 3, ASM357369v1, whole genome shotgun sequence genome includes a region encoding these proteins:
- the LOC113359242 gene encoding trichohyalin-like: protein MVRQAIAAEQVVSIKRSRRIVGRRRSEIVESSRMGERNNRGNKVQNQIQNEPVQNRIIDYDRVSVHTSQTYLTEEEEEGEQRTVNEGLIEGNKENMTIEELRQRLVAERRREDEERANLARQNNELREENLRLQEQRSRSATHSRSRSSRRSIRQEPPLDNIVEKFQINEDLQDPRYYRTQEGSRDNRHEQQGERYRVRHDQNDGNEPEQRRVILQEREILRNYYERENEAERYNDAQTNLGRERERQRRVEEAEEQELQEVVRQNNHDNRVIRRKRYRALHNQNAEVDREQGRIIPQGREMTRIPQDCTEEDERYNDAQMHARDER, encoded by the exons ATGGTGAGACAAGCAATTGCAGCAGAACAAGTGGTATCAATTAAAAGGAGTAGAAGAATCGTTGGTAGAAGAAGGAGCGAAATCGTAGAATCGTCAAGGATGGGAGAAAGAAACAACAGAGGAAATAAAGTCCAAAATCAGATCCAAAACGAACCAGTGCAGAATAGAATTATCGATTACGATAGAGTAAGCGTTCATACTTCACAAACATAtttaacagaagaagaagaagaaggagagcaAAGGACTGTAAACGAAGGACTTATAGAAGGAAATAAAGAAAACATGACGATTGAGGAACTTCGACAGAGACTGGTTGCGGAAAGAaggagagaagatgaagaacgtGCGAATCTAGCACGCCAGAATAATGAGTTAAGAGAAGAGAACCTAAGATTGCAAGAGCAAAGATCAAGAAGCGCCACGCACTCCAGGTCAAGGTCTAGTAGAAGATCTATTAGACAAGAACCACCCTTGGACAACATTGTCGAGAAATTTCAGATAAATGAAGATTTACAGGATCCACGCT ATTACCGCACACAAGAGGGTAGCAGAGATAATAGGCATGAACAGCAAGGCGAGCGATATCGCGTTCGTCATGATCAAAATGATGGGAATGAACCAGAACAAAGAAGGGTGATATTACAAGAAAGAGAAATTCTACGGAATTATTACGAGCGCGAAAACGAAGCTGAGAGATACAATGACGCGCAGACCAACTTGGGGCGCGAAAGGGAAAGACAGAGAAGAGtggaagaagctgaagaacaagaATTACAAGAGGTTGTGCGTCAGaataatcatgacaatcgagtGATAAGACGCAAACGTTATCGCGCACTCCATAACCAGAATGCGGAAGTTGATAGAGAACAGGGAAGAATTATACCACAGGGCAGAGAAATGACAAGAATTCCACAGGATTGCACAGAGGAAGATGAAAGGTATAATGACGCACAAATGCACGCAAGGGATGAAAGATAG